TCATGGCGGGGGAAATACTTCTTTCACTTTGggaataaataatatccACTGAATTTACTTTTCccaaatttataatttctGGACTATTAGTTAATCCTAACCCAATATTAAGCTTTAttgtttcattatcatctgAAGAATTAACATAAACATTATTAACGATGAcgttattgttattattgttcgTTGGGATTTCAGTATCATTACTAATAACATCGTTGTCATTAAAAATCGTATCAATCTTTAGTGGATCATCCTTATAGATAgcatatttttctaaagttGAATAAGACCATCTACAAAATAAGGTTGTATCAACTTTTGGTAAATGGAAGTATTTTgtatattcaaaaataacaaatgaAAACAATGAAcctaaaattaaatcaatgaaataatgatgatttagGTACATTGTTGACCACCATAACCATCCCATATATAATATGTATAATGGCTTATAATTTGGGAAACAgtaattaaagaataagaTTTCCATAGTGGCACAGCCAGAATGTAAAGAAGGTAGAGCGCCGAATATGACCGAAGAATTTGTGAATGCATCTGAATAAATGTCtctattaaaaatggtATCTATTCTAATTAATCCACCTGGGGAACCAGGAATATCATAATTTGCAGGTTCTAAACCGTACATAGTTTTATACCAAGGAGGAGCGGTTGGTAAAATAACTTGAATTAAAACACCTAATAAGTTAATATAACCGAATGCAAAACTGTAGCACCTTAGACTTGTTGGTGGtccaaatacaaataatagaGCAGCAATAACAAAGGGTAGAgcaaaatgaataaaacCATAAGGTACCCATGCTAAAAGGTCTAAAAATGGATTTGTCTTTATACATAAAATTTCACTTATATTTGTTCCATAAAGAATTGTTTCAATCGATGGTAAAAGTTGAACAACAATCTTGGGTCTTTCATCAATTGGGACATacaatgaattaaaatataaacttAGCCAAGTTAAAATGGGTAAACTATGGACAAAAAATTGAGATGTGATTGGTACAAACAATACTATTAGCAATAACAAAACTGTTAAGGATTTTAGTATCCAATGTGCTGGATTTAGTTCATATGTGTATAATGAAACTAGAAATAGGAAGGAATAATGTAAAAAATCATTCCagtttaatttataatcattttttaaataattaattgtaTGCATGGGATTAAATCTTAAATCCAAATCTGATAATGATGGGTTTGAATGCTTTGTTTTTTCAGAGAGAAACCATTTTTGGAAATGATCTACCACAATAAAGGTCATTCTTTATGCTAATATTACAAGctcttttatatttttatttatttatatttttttttggcaATAATTGCATATGCTGAAATAAAGGTGAAGTTacaatattcaaaaaaaggTATCTCGAAGTATTCTGTAATCCTACCGTTGAATGACCAGTGttctaaataaatagatatatatatgtattgCTTTGTACCGATAAaatatgatgatgaagttTCAAAGTGTAAAAGTGAAAAATGAAAGGGAGGGACAGAGATTAGTATGAATAAATGTTATGTGAACGATTATAACtgattatatatatatgtctaTGAATATATCCCTGATAATATAATCTAAGTGACCAATTTCAACTGATTATCAATctgaaataatattctattgGAAATTTTATACGAAAAACATAGCATAACAAAGAAAGAATACAAAAGAACTAGTTTAACAGAagattatatatattatatatataaattctaaattagTAACCAGCAAGAattaagagaaaaaaaaatctggTTGGTAAGAAACTAAAATACCTAggaagtgaaaaaaaatctggTTGGTAAGAAACTAAAATAACTTggaagtgaaaaaaaaaagacattaaaaaaagaaatgtaTTCTAAAAATGTAGATATTCCAAGCCATAATGACAAATGAGGGAATTAAAAAGATCCAATAAGATTTGTACATTAacgaaaaattatataatctCCAAGCGATAAAATAATGTGCCAATATGTGAAATATCACAACCAACAAATTGCATCTA
The window above is part of the Henningerozyma blattae CBS 6284 chromosome 2, complete genome genome. Proteins encoded here:
- the AUR1 gene encoding inositol phosphorylceramide synthase (similar to Saccharomyces cerevisiae AUR1 (YKL004W); ancestral locus Anc_2.507); this encodes MTFIVVDHFQKWFLSEKTKHSNPSLSDLDLRFNPMHTINYLKNDYKLNWNDFLHYSFLFLVSLYTYELNPAHWILKSLTVLLLLIVLFVPITSQFFVHSLPILTWLSLYFNSLYVPIDERPKIVVQLLPSIETILYGTNISEILCIKTNPFLDLLAWVPYGFIHFALPFVIAALLFVFGPPTSLRCYSFAFGYINLLGVLIQVILPTAPPWYKTMYGLEPANYDIPGSPGGLIRIDTIFNRDIYSDAFTNSSVIFGALPSLHSGCATMEILFFNYCFPNYKPLYILYMGWLWWSTMYLNHHYFIDLILGSLFSFVIFEYTKYFHLPKVDTTLFCRWSYSTLEKYAIYKDDPLKIDTIFNDNDVISNDTEIPTNNNNNNVIVNNVYVNSSDDNETIKLNIGLGLTNSPEIINLGKVNSVDIIYSQSERSISPAMIFENSNGIRDDFLMRPFSINSFNNNGDDINNIHLNIETSNSLLSDSRLKNPFSSTSSINEGDSPIYPKPAAMKFY